The sequence below is a genomic window from Desulfovibrio sp. Fe33.
TTTGCCTGACCATGTGGGGTGTGGCGGTTTCCCTGATCCGGTCCGCGCTCCCCGCTTAGTCCGGCGACGGTTCAGGCAGGCTGCTCGCGGCGTGAAGCGGCTTCATTCGCCGCTCTCCTCGCGCCTGCCGTGGAGGAAGAGCTTTTCCCAATCCAGGGGGACGAGGCTGCGCTGGTTCCGCCATTGGAGGTAGGCCCATCCTTCGTCGGGAATGGTGCGCACCAGGACCTTGTTGACGAACTGCCTGCCGTCGCCGCCGCAGCATTTGCAGGCCCAGCCGCAGATGTCGCAGGTGCAGCCGCCTGTCTTCATCATCTCTTTGGCCGTGCCGGAGTTGTCGCAGCAGGCGTCGCACAGCCGCAGGTGGGGGGATTCGGCTGGACTGGTCATGCTCAAGATGTACGGACGCCCGCGAAAGCGGTCAACCCCGGCCGTCTTGTCCTCCTGTCGGGACATGTCGCCCCGCCCTCGACCTAAGGGAGCCGGTAGCGTATGGTTTGGCCGGAGGCTCTTATGATCCAACGCTGCAAGAAAACGGTTCGCGCGCTGCGCGGGGAGCCGGATCGCGAAACGCCGCCCCCGGGCGGGCCTGAGTCCCCGGACGAGCGGCCCGGCGAAAGCGCTGAGGCCGTGGAAGCCGAAACCGGCGGGGTGCTGGTCTGCCGGGCGTGCCGGAGCCGGATCACCCGGCGGGACTTCGCCATGGAGGTGAACGGCAGCCACCGGCACGTCTTTTTCAATCCCTACGGGCTGGTGTTCGAACTGGGCTGTTTCGCGTCGGCGAAAAACCTGCTGCCCGCAGGGCCGGAGACCGACGAGTTCACCTAGTTCCCGGGCCATCGCTGGCAGGCGGTTCAGTGTGCCGGGTGTTCCTCCCATCTTGGCTGG
It includes:
- a CDS encoding cereblon family protein yields the protein MIQRCKKTVRALRGEPDRETPPPGGPESPDERPGESAEAVEAETGGVLVCRACRSRITRRDFAMEVNGSHRHVFFNPYGLVFELGCFASAKNLLPAGPETDEFT